The Haliotis asinina isolate JCU_RB_2024 chromosome 2, JCU_Hal_asi_v2, whole genome shotgun sequence genomic interval ATTGCCACGTAGCCACTGGCAtatgtcatatagctgggatattgctgagtgtggcgtaaaactaaactcacttacgaATCACCTATAATAGTGACGATACCACATGTACACTATTCGTTTCGTCGGTTGTCTTAGGATTGAAACGCTCAGAGTAATCAACCCTATATGGGTGACACAATGCCGATGTGAACCCCTGCTTGGATTACTATGTATGGTGTTAGACTGATTCTCGCAGCATCATGGGCGGAAGACGAGATGGACTTGACTTGTGCACACTGGTAACCAATACCTTCAGTATACTGAtggaacgcttaaaccactaggttACACCACCTCCGTCAAGTGTAACGATCGCATgtactaaagtactgtcggaaatggAAAAAACTGGTTTTTTTAGGCTGCtactctgtatccctaaaaCTTAGTACTCAGTTGCAAACATCGTATGTCGAAATGACCCACATCGGCCCAAATGGGCATTCAGTATGATATCCAGAACAGCATGTTTACTCTTAAGATCAGGCAAAAAATACagatagctgctgaaaacaataggtCAGACTACAGTTGGCAATATGGTCGCCCAGCTAGGTATATGTCTCATATGTTTATTACGTCTTACGTGTCTTATTTCGATAAAGTTTATGTTAAGATAAGTAAATGTGTACGATACCTTTTGACAAGCTCGAGTCAGTCATCTTctgaaatgtctcaaaatatatagtagGCAAGACCACCCAATGATCGACATCGTATGGTCGTTCCGTTTGCTTCTCCAGTTTAATTCCCTAAAGTATTATCTTATCtcagctgatatctctatcccccAGTCGGATCCCAACCACCGTGTGTGACACCCCGTGCTGACATCGCTTAGGACGATACCACCTACCCCTCCTCTCTTCTCTCCTCCAAACACACGTTAGTGTCTGTGTACTGTTAAGGGCGATGGGGTGACCCAGCAGGTAATGCTGTCGTTCAtcccgccgaagacccgggttcgattccccacatggatacaatgcgtgaagcccatttctggtgttcctcgccgtgatatggcgtaaaactaaactcaatcattgTACTGTCAAGACTACTGTATGTTTGTAGTTTGAGAGTTTGATTTTCGGCTGTTtctgcaatattcaagttacGTCGTGTGTTTCAGACATAAGACCCACGCTTCAGACATAAGGCCCATGCTTCAGACATAAGGCCCGTGCTTCAGACATAAGGCCCGTGCTTCAGATAGAAGACATAAGGCCCATGCTTCAGACATAAGGACCGTGCTTCAGACATAATACCCATGCTTCAGACATAAGGCCCGTGCTTCAGACATAAGACCCACGCTTCAGACATAAGGCCCACGCTTCAGACATAAGGCCCGTGCTTCAGACAGAAGACATAAGGCCTATGCTTCAGACATAAGGACCGTGCTTCAGACATAATACCCACGCTTCAGACACAAGGCCTATAGCTTCAGACATAAGACCCAAGCTTCAGACATAAGGCCCACGCTTCAGACATAAGGCCCGTGCTTCAGACATAAGGCAGACGGCCCATGCTTCAGACATAAGGCCCGTGCTTCAGACATAAGACCCACGCTTCAGACATAAGGCCCATGATTCAGATATAAGGCCCATGATGTGATTCAGTATCTTCAATATTACATTAATCATAGAATAGAACAGTTGCTTCCAGTTCGAGACGCATTAGTGTATCTGCCTTGTAGTCGGACTCACAGCGTTCATAGCGTGTGAAGGGCGATATTTTCAGTTCCTGGAATGCCTGATCAAGAATCGCATAAATACGTGGCGCTGTCACCTAGGTTGAATTGTGGTGACATCATTATGTTTTAATGCCTTCACACAAGTTCGTCAAATAGATCGACTAGTTCGTGGCTAGTAAAACTCTTCGCAGACAGCTGCCCAACTGGCCTGTGTATTTTCATAAGGTCATTTTGCAGATATAttactctctccgacttgtgaAGTTAAAACACACTTTTCGACCATGCACGATTATGACCAGAACAAAATGTCCATATTATTAGCAGCGTATTGATGAAATCCTTGTCATGCCAACAATATCGTATTTTGTAATCTTTTGcttagtgaattattttgtggtcTGCAACCTTCTGACATAGCTATCCGGGgtggctagcaaaatttggaaactagtTCGCACACTGCTTAACACTGTTTGTAAACTGAATTTAAATTAACTTTTTGCCAACAGGTGACACGACATAATGAAGAAACGGGTTCTCACGAGATTTGACGAGAAACAGATAGAGCTGGATCGCATTAAGAATGACTTCCGTCGTCACCTCGGCCGGTTGAACAGTCTCCGACTTCATTACAGGAACTGGtttgacagacaattccagtcTTTTGTGGATGGTATTAAACTTGTGCAGCTGACATTCCCTTGCTTAGTGCCACCAGAGATTGTACATATGTCGCACTTTCTACAGATATTTGAGATTTTAAAAAAACTGCCTCAAAATGGCAAAACGTTTCCCCGCAACTTGGACAAGATGTCACAGTTTCATGACTTCTGGGTTACATTTTGTGAACTGAAGAAAGAAGGGGACGCTCTTAACGCTTCCATGTGTGCCTTCTGTAATAGTATTACACGATTACGTGAACCGCACCTGAGGCTGGACATTGATAACATGCAAGCTCGCCTCGACCAAGCCAGCAAACAAGATTACAATTTCACCAAACTACACAACGAGAGGgataatttatttgtttatcgGATAGCTGGCCATGACGATAAACTACAACCTCTGGTTGGCTACCTACCTTATCTGCTAAAGATCGCCACTGGCATATGTTATTGGTCTTCTAGACTGTACATAGAGAAGGAGTAGGTATAGCTAACTTGAAAGAGGAACAAATCTCAGCCAGAGGCCTGATTCTATTTACTTCTGGTTCATGCATGATGCGACAATGAGGAACTGTCTCTGTGTAATAAGACTGAATACAAGCAATGTGCCTCGAAACACTTTAGTCAAATGCACTGAGTGCCAGTTTTAATTAGTTAAGCCGTCCTAAAGTTTTGAACTGatttgttaaatatatatattttatttagacTGTTATAGGTACATTTGGTGCTTTGACACCCAGCCCACTCGTGGCATGATATGTATTACACCCCTGGTCCTGGAATGagattattgctaaaacggcaCTGCGTCAAGTCGCCACAGAATGGATTGTTTACAAGCCCACCTGGTCAGGTCAGTTTGTTACAGATTTGACACAGCGCCATTGTACTTCAGCCCCTGGCGCCAGTGAACACTGTGATATATGCTCAAGTTGTTTGCCACATAGCGTTAGAACATTCTGTCCAGTGATGTACATGCCATTAAACACTATTCTGTGATAAGGTTGATATTGGCTCTACATGAATTGTTGTGAAGGTGTTTCGACTCTTGCTCCATCTTCCTCAATAATGTGTTACTTGAAAGCTCATTTGCACACTTACGAATCGCCTCACCAAACAACCGAGTTCGATTCTCTTGTCACGACGGTCGCGTACCTGCTATAATCTCTCTGGTATAGTCCTATAAGCGGGGTAAAGCCCTACTCACACACTCTTTTGGAGGACCTAACGCTGACGGTGTTCTGGTGAACAGAGCATCGGCGGACATCATCGAAAAGGTTGGTTGGCCGATACCCGGCCTCATCTTTAAAATAGACATGCTCTTTGTTGTTACCAAGCCTGCAGCATTGAGGTTTGGAACAAGGACTGGCCTGTCGGGAGTCACTGTAATGTATCTGATATTCATGATACAATGAGGCCTGTTATATCAGTGCATAATTCCTACGAAAGGGGCATTCGTCCAGGCTAATTAAAGGAACCACACATCAACATGCTCATCGGTATGCCATTCTATGGAGATCATAGTCCGTGCTTGCTGGTCGGTATGCCATGCTATGGAGATCATAGTCCGTGCTTGCTCAGTAGATAAACATCTGTTGTGGGTGAGAACGTTTATTTTGTATCAAATATACTGTATTGAATACAGGCTTATTTCAAATTAGAAGTTTGAAGTTTGTTTGAACCGCCACTGTGAACAGTAACCAAGCTTGCATCAGTTTTTTTTTTGGCACGTGAACGATTGAATGAAGGACACCTAAAATCTTTACCACTCCTAAGCCGTGAAGGAAATGGGTTGGAACACACAAGCGGATCCAGTAGCGGTTATGGGACATAGCACTACATGCCCGAATGATTGTGGGATGCAGGTATTTGTGCCGAGCGATGCCATGTAATGGCACCTATGTTCTTTAGAATCTTAGAACATAGATTTGGCATCACAACTGAAACCTTTTTAAACGTATTTTTACTTCACTCGTATCTAATCATGCTTGCATGACAGTCACGACAGTCACGACAGTCACGTCTGTCACTGTCTACTTCAGATACGTCATAAATGATTTCATGCTTCAAACTACCGGTAGATTGTAGATAACGGTTCGTATATTATTTGGATGTAGAGAGTTCTATTTTCCCCTTCTTtaacattttctaaacaattgTGTTACAAACATTGATGTATTTTTCCCGAACACTGATCTGACAAACGCTCTATAGCTCTTTTCTTCCGAAGCGGGGGAAAAGGGGATGCTCTAGCATGCATGACCGAGCGTTTAGAGTGGTATAGCTCACTTTCGTACCTCGGAAAAGAATATGAACACATATAGAGAGCACTTATAACTTTCGAGATGTGGTGTGGACACTTTCGTGATGTGGTGTGGACATGGTTCCCCTTTTCAGTTCAGTGGTTATTAGACATGAGACGTTTTATGTGATCAACAGTGCAGACGAATCCATACACAACGTCTGCATTTGCTCAAGACAAATACAACCTCAAGCATTCAAATTACCTGCCCCACTCTGTATGGTAAACGATCACGATGCAGAGAGGAAACAATCCATGTTATGATCCGCGATTGAACAATGCAACCACCAAAACCCGGAAGTTGCTGTTGGTATATATAGTGTTTACAACAGCGTACCGTAATATTCATGACCTGCATATTATTGACATTGTATTATCGGATATAAAAGCTGTTATTGAATATACgttctttttttaaataaacaaattttATTCCTTAAGAACTTATGTATTTATCTTCTGATTGTATTAACTTTATTGCAGATCGAAGTGTTTGACTAACCCACGACGTACACATGAAGTATACAGTATGTTGAACAATAACAATTGTTCGAACCAAGACATTTAATAGGTAACATATGAACCACACATGGACACTATTAGACCGAGGCGTCTACTCCAATAAAGTACaatcggaaatagaaaaaataaatgtggttttTTTCACTTTGATATCTATAATATCAGTTATAGCAGTTAATATATGAAAGTGTGGAATATGTGTTAACTTATTTCGACACAACTGCCGCAGTCTGAGTGTTAGGGAGATAAGAAGTGTAAAAGAAGGACTTTACTGAGGGGAACTTAGTACGGCATTGAGCAAAGCGGTCCAGTGCGACTTACCTGGTACAAACTATGGctgtatgcaaattagtgtgcaatGACGATGTCTCAACAATATCAGGTCGGGTGTCGCAGATGGTCGGGGTATGGGGTAAGAATAATCTTAATAGTAAGACATGATAATCATTTTGGGTCATTACATGAAAGTcaataacaatttacaaaattaATAATATCATTTTGATTTTCGGGTAGTCATGTCAccaatatattttgagacatttgatACGATGGCAGATTTCATCTTTTCTATGGCTATCATATTCCTTTATATATCTCAACATATAGAAGAATCAAGAATATAACATCTTTCGGAAGACCCCTCGAAGTGTTGGCAGCACATGTACTTGAAGCCAGGTGAGTCGACCTGCCGTCGTCATACCAGGCTGACCAACCAAATAGTCTTATCTATTGTTTTCATAGACTCTTCGTATTTTTTCTAGGTTTTGTCCGATTTTGCGACTGAACATGCAACCCATTGAACTCCCAATGAGGCCGATGGAGTATGTTTGGACACAGGCTATTATCAGTTGCGTCAATATTAGgaatacagagtaacagcctaaaacCAGTTGGGTTTCCCTTTTTTCGCGACAATATCCGTACATAGGAGTAAAAGGTATAGTGGACTAAAGCCTaaagagtggtctcccttcccTGAAAGATGCGTTTGACAAACGTCCACACATGACCTCACAAGAACtaaataaaatattgatgaGAGAACCTAACAAGAGCTTAACAATGAACAGCGAAGCTGTTACACTTTAATTTACAAACCAGATATTGACAAGAGAAGCACGTGGACATAACTGCGTTTCTATACTAATGAATGGCATGCGTGAGCAAACTGCCATTTCTGAAATTCCCAAATGGAGCGGTAGCCGATTGGTGCTGACTTCGCTTTTTTGCTCTAATCAGTGGAACCATTCCTCCCTCCTTTTTACCTGTATTGGAATGCACGGTTACACAAGAGTACACCCAAAGTCAAATTATAGAACTACTTCTTTTATCCCcagtgtaaacaatatatactaGCTATACACTCCGGGAACACACAGACACGACACTTTTCTCTGGCCTCGCACTGGACGGACAGAGGTCAAGGGGGAGCAGACATCCCATACATGGCTTCAAGCGACAATCTAGCTATGTAATTGTTTATACATGTTGGGAAACTTGCGATGATCCAGGCTAGAATTCAACAACAAGTGTTTCACAtacgaggtgactaacggggtcggaaGGCCAAGCTGAAGTAATTTAAGAGCCACATTGTATCGCACGTCGAGACAATGTTCAGTGTATGCTCCCTATCTTTTCAAAATTTCCAAAGTTTCTTATCCTTCAGAATACTGCAATGAAGCATCTGAgaaatatgttgtgtttcaaaataataatCTCCTGTACAATTATGACACGTTTAAAATGTGCACGGAAAACAATTAATCCAGGCTTGCTGCTGTCGTTCGTCTACTGGGTGAGAACTGTTTGTGACAACTCAGAGTAGCAACACAACGTGAAGAAGACTGCGCCGTGTAACGTGTTCTCGGATAAGGATCTTGCAGTTTGTACGTAGTAGGTGGCTATTCTACCGCTGGCGACAGCTGGCGGATGAATCAATGAAACAGGTGAGAGATCAGGACTCTTCGACAGATGTAAAACTAACAAATGACGCTCCGTAGAACACAGACTTCTGTCTGATTGCGATGCTGGTTCATGTTAATCTATACCATTTTACGATATTGGTGCAGATGGCCCGAAGAAGAGCGTCAGTCATATTATTTAGTACATGCATGGCCCTTTTGGTGGTGCACGTCCTTTTTCTCATGTTTAGTGGGAATAGTACACTAAAAAGTGTGAAAACAAAGTTCAACAGTGGTGACAGATTTGTGAAACGGAATAACGCTTACAGTTTCACAAACACAAGTCTGCCGCTGTGCCCGATAAGGATTCGAGATCTCTGTGAGTAATTTTTTCTTGTAATgtgaagatatatatatatgctttcACAGTGTAGGTTGCACgtccatgcatgtgtttgtgagtttATGCTTGTAGCTTGTGAATGTTTTCGACATCTGCTTACATTTGattaaatttaataaaattagttccaaaatgttttacattacaCTCACGGACCTCTGCGTCACGATGTTTGCAATCCACTGCACACAACACGTGGCAATTTTCTTGTAAAACTACATGAAAGACGTCAGCAAGAATGGCTCCATCGCATATGTGAGTCCATGGTATGTGTATGAGTAAACGGTATGTGTGTAAGTACATGGTGTGTGCTTaagtacatgatctgtgtgtgagtatatggtgtgtgtgtgtaggaacATGATGTGTGTGAGTacgtggtgtgtgtgtgtgtgtgtgtatgtgtgtaagaACAAGATATTACCTGTATACTTGTGTGTGTGACGAGGAGGGCAGAGAGGACAGACTACTATGTATAAAATTGAAAGTTATCAATTTGCACGGCGCAGATTGGATGGTTCTCCACATTTTTGGGAGTTTccttcttttgtttttgtttccgcATTTATGTTCTTTTgcttttggttttttgttttttgtttttgcttttttgttttgttttatttgttttttgttcattttctttttttaattcttcAGTAATGATACAAAAAGAAACTGACAGACCTTCAGTGATCATTGAAACACAATACAACACTTGTGAGTGGTCGATCGTAGGACTTCATGCCAACAAGACAATTAAATTCGACTGGTGTATCCATGCAAACATGCCGCATTAACAGGTGGATGTTTCATCAACAACTCGAcataaacattcagtttgtttcaGCGTGTGGTGTCTTCAGTCGCTCCCTCGCCTGTATCAATACGAATGGTGGTCAAGTCCGATATTGATATGTGAGTTCTTAGATCAGCGTTGTTAGGGGGTCACTTACCAGGTATGCATCTTATCAATGAATGTATTACAAATAAGCAACGAATAAGCGAATATTAAGTGGTATGTTCAGTAATACCTACTCCAGTTTATTGTAGATTATAGAGGTAGAAGCCATAGCGAGCTGGGTGTGGTGTGTGTTACCGTTCATGGATTCACCATTATAAACATGTCAGAGTTGTTAGCACTGCACGACTAATGTAAACCTAATGATTACATACgttttgaaaattaatgttaTCTTTCAGATGCAAATGCTGGGGTCGATGAAGGAGATGTTTCGATCGAAACTTTAGAAACCAAATACATGCATTTCATGAAAGATGGCCATTCGCAGCCTGTTAATTGTACACGGAAGCAAAAAATTGCAATCATAATTCCATTCCGAGACCGGCACCAACACCTCCGTATCCTACTCAACAACCTCATCCCTCGCCTCGTCAAGAAACTTCTGGACTTCACCATCTTCGTCACAGAATTGGTATTTGGGGAAATCTAgccttgcttcatttagggctttagcagtGGAGGGAGGGCTTGGTAATATggaaaataatgtagttcaggcactgtgagacagactagctgTTGCCCTCAATATTCCTAGTGCGTCTGGCGTAGactttcgagtgagtgagtgagcgagtggttATTGTTTTGTGCCGCATATACcacacattccagcaatatggctgcTTGGGgaagccagaaatgggcttcagtcaTCTTCTATACCCATACAGGCCATAGAATAAGTCGCCATAAACTGGATAGTTGTTGCAAGACAAACAATATTTGGTAAACAGAAAACAGTAGACCTTAGCATCACATTGAAGCCTCGTTATCTGGAAAGTCTACAGCACACGAAATTATTGACGGCAGTGTGCTGAGAGACACTGTACTTACATATTTCGTCtacagtttgtgttttataaTATCCGAAATGAAGTTTCCACCATATGTCAATCGGTCTTTTTTAGGTTGCTGGTGTCAAATTCAATAGGGCGATGTTGATGAACATTGGCTTCAAAGAAGCACAAAATCACGGCGATTTCGACTGCTTCATCTTCCACGACGTGGACATGGTGCCAGAGAGCAGCCTCGTCCCGTACGAGTGTCTGACTAACCGCTCGTATCACCTGTCGTCCTCCATCTCAGCCTTCAACTACACGTGAGTACAGCTCTCTATAGTACATGTCATGACATAGTATCTGATGTAACATAGTGTCTCAATTACAGAACAGATCACTTGGCTCAAATATTAGCAAGGAATGTCCTTGAACGGCAtaatttaaaattattttggtCGTTCTTGTTCAGCTAATATATTTATTCCCTTCATTGATCTTCaatgttgtttttattt includes:
- the LOC137273054 gene encoding uncharacterized protein — its product is MKKRVLTRFDEKQIELDRIKNDFRRHLGRLNSLRLHYRNWFDRQFQSFVDGIKLVQLTFPCLVPPEIVHMSHFLQIFEILKKLPQNGKTFPRNLDKMSQFHDFWVTFCELKKEGDALNASMCAFCNSITRLREPHLRLDIDNMQARLDQASKQDYNFTKLHNERDNLFVYRIAGHDDKLQPLVGYLPYLLKIATGICYWSSRLYIEKE